The proteins below are encoded in one region of Flavobacteriales bacterium:
- a CDS encoding sterol desaturase family protein, with product MTEVNLIHLAIPGFVILMIVEIILTRKMHEDNYEVKDSAASISMGLGNVAVGLISKGLILAAFMLMYRFRLWEIPVTWWSWILLFFVEDLSYYWMHRVSHRNRFFWASHVVHHSSQRYNLSTALRQTWTGSFFTFIFWLWLPLLGFHPLMVMTQMAISLLYQFWIHTQTIDRMPRWFEMVFNTPSHHRVHHATNPRYLDRNHAGILIIWDKLFGTFEAEDAAEPPVYGLTRNIATYNPVSIAFHEWIDMFRDFFGKGLKWRDRLGYLWHPPGWRHDGSGKLAEDIREEWENGANPTILTSEDV from the coding sequence ATGACCGAAGTGAATCTGATACATCTGGCCATTCCGGGATTTGTGATCCTGATGATCGTTGAGATCATCCTCACCCGTAAGATGCATGAGGACAATTACGAGGTCAAGGATTCTGCGGCCAGTATATCCATGGGCCTGGGCAATGTCGCAGTGGGACTGATTTCCAAAGGACTTATCCTAGCTGCATTCATGCTGATGTACAGATTCCGATTGTGGGAGATCCCTGTCACCTGGTGGTCTTGGATCCTATTGTTCTTTGTAGAAGACCTTTCCTATTACTGGATGCACAGAGTGAGTCACCGGAATCGCTTCTTCTGGGCCTCCCACGTGGTCCATCATAGCAGTCAGCGCTACAATCTGAGTACGGCCTTGCGACAGACATGGACAGGATCCTTCTTCACCTTCATCTTCTGGCTGTGGCTACCTCTTCTGGGATTCCATCCACTGATGGTGATGACTCAGATGGCCATCTCCCTGCTCTATCAATTCTGGATACACACCCAGACCATCGACCGTATGCCACGCTGGTTCGAGATGGTCTTCAATACGCCTTCGCATCACAGGGTACATCATGCGACCAATCCGAGGTACCTGGATCGCAATCATGCGGGAATCCTTATCATCTGGGATAAACTCTTCGGGACCTTCGAAGCAGAGGACGCTGCTGAACCACCCGTATACGGCCTCACTAGGAATATCGCCACCTACAACCCGGTATCCATCGCCTTCCATGAATGGATAGACATGTTCAGGGATTTTTTCGGAAAAGGTCTGAAGTGGAGAGACCGGTTGGGCTACCTGTGGCATCCACCCGGATGGAGACATGACGGCAGTGGTAAACTAGCTGAGGATATACGTGAAGAATGGGAGAATGGGGCTAATCCGACCATCTTGACCTCAGAGGATGTCTGA
- a CDS encoding GNAT family N-acetyltransferase — protein sequence MLKIGPCTTQSDLDHILDLQRRNLKASLSSQQVRSDGFVTVEHEPELLGRMNDPYPHIIAKEEEEVVGYALVMEERWRHEIEVLLPMFEEIDRQSWKGRSLMEWDYFIMGQVCVEDAYRGKGVFRKLFEGLKAQMEPHFDCCITEIALSNQRSLHAHLAVGFEEFHRYPASDGDEWILVVQDYR from the coding sequence ATGCTGAAAATAGGACCATGCACCACTCAGTCAGACCTCGATCACATCCTCGATCTTCAGCGTAGGAATCTCAAAGCCTCATTATCCTCCCAACAAGTACGGTCAGATGGATTTGTCACCGTTGAACATGAGCCCGAGCTACTTGGGCGAATGAATGACCCCTATCCGCACATCATCGCTAAAGAAGAAGAGGAGGTCGTGGGCTATGCTTTGGTGATGGAGGAGAGGTGGCGCCATGAGATCGAGGTATTGCTACCCATGTTCGAGGAGATCGATCGCCAATCATGGAAAGGTCGATCCTTGATGGAATGGGACTATTTCATCATGGGGCAAGTCTGTGTGGAAGACGCATATCGAGGAAAGGGAGTATTCAGAAAGCTCTTTGAAGGCTTGAAGGCCCAGATGGAACCACATTTCGATTGTTGTATCACGGAGATCGCACTCTCCAATCAACGCTCACTCCACGCTCACTTGGCCGTGGGTTTCGAGGAGTTCCATCGATATCCAGCTTCTGATGGCGATGAGTGGATACTGGTGGTCCAGGATTACCGCTGA
- a CDS encoding NTP transferase domain-containing protein, with translation MDITLVILAAGMGSRYGGLKQLDGLGPQGQTIMDYSVHDAVEAGFNKIVFVIRKDFAEEFTQKVLSKYADKVQCETVYQEMNAYVPDAFQDVAAKREKPWGTGHAILVVKDVVHEPFAAINADDFYGRDAFIQMAEELKNKRSKGEYSMIGYRLSNTLSDHGSVNRGVCLTDDQGRLIDIYEGLKIERSGDKVVHHTHGRPEELDEASSVSMNFWGFQPDILDYLEEDFTRFVAETQDDPRSEYFIPFVVNDMMKKSLATVRVIPTSASWLGVTYQEDRPVVVEALQRMEQSGVYEESF, from the coding sequence ATGGATATCACATTGGTCATTCTCGCTGCTGGTATGGGCTCACGTTACGGTGGACTCAAACAACTCGATGGTCTCGGTCCCCAAGGACAGACCATCATGGACTATTCGGTTCATGATGCCGTAGAGGCGGGATTCAACAAGATCGTTTTCGTCATTCGCAAGGACTTTGCCGAGGAGTTCACGCAGAAAGTACTGTCGAAATATGCAGATAAGGTCCAGTGTGAGACCGTGTATCAGGAAATGAATGCCTATGTGCCCGATGCATTCCAAGATGTGGCCGCTAAGCGCGAAAAGCCATGGGGCACCGGACATGCCATCCTCGTGGTCAAAGATGTCGTCCATGAACCGTTTGCAGCTATCAATGCGGACGATTTTTACGGGCGCGATGCATTCATACAGATGGCTGAAGAATTGAAGAACAAGCGATCCAAAGGGGAATATTCGATGATCGGATATCGCTTGTCCAACACCTTGTCCGATCATGGGTCGGTCAATCGGGGTGTTTGTTTGACAGATGACCAAGGCCGTCTGATCGATATTTACGAAGGCCTCAAAATTGAGCGCTCAGGAGATAAAGTAGTCCATCATACCCATGGTCGACCGGAGGAATTGGATGAAGCATCCAGTGTTTCGATGAACTTCTGGGGATTCCAGCCGGACATTCTGGACTATCTCGAAGAAGACTTCACGCGTTTTGTGGCAGAGACCCAAGATGACCCGCGCTCTGAGTACTTCATACCCTTCGTGGTCAATGATATGATGAAGAAGTCACTTGCCACCGTACGTGTGATCCCCACCTCAGCGTCTTGGCTGGGCGTCACTTATCAAGAAGACAGACCCGTGGTGGTAGAGGCATTGCAACGAATGGAACAGTCCGGAGTCTACGAGGAGAGCTTTTGA
- a CDS encoding universal stress protein, whose amino-acid sequence MTKFNHILVPFDGSGSAIVALRTALQMAERFDSRISAVYVKKTDDDPLAQELKSTLEEISQKRNREILYMHPVGKMYKEVVKTVSEVGADMIIMGTHGISGFEEFWIGSDAFRVVSSSPVPVITMQEAFRKDGFKRILAPIDQSKETRQKIPAIAQLAKLFDAQIQILGTTKYSDEESERIVRRYVSQSLDLLDKEGLTADVTYALGVNIAKATLEKAKETGSDLIIMMSESEPSSGLFMGSNAQQVVNHSEVPVLTLHPKDVGIAITGY is encoded by the coding sequence ATGACCAAATTCAATCACATTCTCGTACCATTCGATGGTTCGGGGTCAGCAATTGTGGCCCTGCGCACAGCCTTGCAGATGGCTGAAAGATTCGACAGTAGGATCAGTGCCGTTTATGTCAAGAAGACCGATGATGACCCATTGGCCCAAGAACTCAAGTCCACTTTGGAAGAGATCTCCCAGAAACGCAATAGAGAAATCCTTTACATGCACCCGGTGGGCAAGATGTACAAGGAGGTGGTCAAGACGGTTTCTGAAGTAGGAGCTGATATGATCATCATGGGCACACATGGAATATCCGGATTCGAGGAGTTCTGGATCGGTAGTGATGCCTTCAGGGTCGTAAGCAGCTCACCGGTACCGGTCATCACTATGCAAGAAGCATTCAGAAAAGACGGCTTCAAGCGCATTCTCGCCCCGATCGATCAGAGTAAGGAGACACGTCAGAAGATACCGGCCATTGCACAACTGGCTAAACTCTTCGATGCACAGATCCAGATTCTCGGCACTACCAAGTACTCCGATGAAGAGAGCGAGCGCATCGTTAGACGCTATGTGAGTCAAAGTCTGGATCTACTGGACAAAGAAGGACTGACTGCAGATGTCACCTATGCTCTGGGCGTGAACATCGCTAAGGCCACTTTGGAAAAAGCCAAGGAGACGGGTTCTGATCTTATCATCATGATGAGCGAGAGTGAACCATCTTCTGGACTCTTCATGGGAAGCAACGCCCAGCAAGTGGTCAACCATAGCGAAGTCCCTGTTCTCACCCTGCATCCGAAAGATGTAGGAATCGCTATCACAGGCTACTGA
- a CDS encoding lycopene cyclase domain-containing protein → MATYLWLDLGALLVPLLFTFHPKIRFDKEWRFYIPAILLSMMIYIVWDVWFTVSGVWGFNDAYLIGWDILHLPVEEWLFFICIPYACLFTHHCMGRLLPEMRLPQSTTAYINIGLILTWVVLTIIHYDRLYTLVNYTWAIIVTGIALRYHLESLSRFLTTYLVILAPFFLVNGILTGALYPEPIVWYDNTENMGKRFLMPLEDYTYAYTMLLVPIMLVDRFKRRSRFDSIEKKA, encoded by the coding sequence ATGGCCACCTATCTCTGGTTGGATCTAGGTGCGCTCCTCGTACCTCTCCTCTTCACTTTTCATCCCAAGATCCGTTTCGATAAGGAATGGCGATTCTATATCCCGGCCATTTTACTCTCTATGATGATATATATCGTCTGGGATGTCTGGTTCACCGTTTCGGGAGTTTGGGGATTCAATGACGCCTATCTCATCGGATGGGATATCCTTCATCTGCCGGTGGAAGAATGGTTATTCTTCATCTGCATACCCTATGCTTGCTTATTCACCCATCATTGCATGGGTCGCTTGCTTCCTGAGATGAGGCTGCCTCAGAGTACGACCGCATATATCAACATCGGCCTGATACTCACTTGGGTCGTACTCACTATCATTCACTACGATAGGCTGTATACCTTGGTGAATTACACCTGGGCGATTATTGTCACCGGAATCGCACTGCGCTATCATCTGGAGAGTCTATCCAGATTCTTGACTACATATCTGGTCATATTGGCCCCTTTTTTCCTTGTCAATGGTATCCTCACCGGAGCCCTGTATCCTGAGCCTATCGTCTGGTATGATAACACGGAGAATATGGGTAAACGATTCCTGATGCCCTTAGAGGATTATACCTATGCCTATACCATGCTGCTGGTACCCATCATGCTAGTAGATCGCTTCAAACGCAGGTCACGCTTTGACTCGATAGAGAAAAAAGCGTAA
- a CDS encoding beta-carotene hydroxylase, which yields MLENLAIIFGVFLIMEGVTWCTHKYVMHGFLWILHEDHHDHRLHESWWEKNDAFFIIFAVPSMILILLGTVFSVPYCWQIGAGITLYGLAYFLVHDVFIHQRLKIFRNSESAYFRGLRRAHKMHHKHLGKEEGECFGMLFVPFKYFRRELEAKRS from the coding sequence ATGTTAGAGAATCTGGCAATAATATTCGGAGTTTTCTTGATCATGGAAGGGGTGACCTGGTGCACGCACAAGTATGTCATGCACGGCTTCCTCTGGATCCTACATGAGGACCATCACGATCACCGTCTACACGAGTCCTGGTGGGAGAAGAACGATGCATTCTTCATCATTTTTGCCGTGCCATCCATGATCTTGATACTGTTGGGGACGGTATTCAGTGTGCCATATTGTTGGCAGATCGGAGCGGGGATCACACTTTACGGACTGGCGTACTTCCTGGTCCATGATGTGTTCATCCATCAGCGATTGAAGATCTTCCGCAATTCTGAGAGTGCCTATTTCAGAGGACTGCGCAGAGCCCATAAGATGCATCATAAGCATCTGGGCAAAGAGGAAGGGGAGTGTTTCGGTATGCTCTTCGTTCCTTTCAAGTACTTCCGTAGGGAATTGGAAGCCAAGCGCTCCTGA
- a CDS encoding phytoene/squalene synthase family protein, whose translation MRQLYDKVSRDLSKNITKCYSTSFSSAVKMLSPSIREDIYNIYGFVRLADEVVDTFHDHNKGRMLDDLERDTWLAIEDGISINPVLNSFQSTVRKYNIDKDLVAAFLLSMRMDLEKKVYDSVQDYHQYIFGSADVVGLMCLKVFVKGDQDKYDELKAPAMRLGSAFQKVNFLRDLKNDIQSLERSYFPNVDMTQLSPRAKQDIIDEIEDDFKAAYIGILKLPVDARFGVYTAYRYYRALLKKLRATPSHRIMNERIRVGNHVKLSLLARSYVRNQLNLL comes from the coding sequence ATGCGGCAGCTCTATGATAAGGTCAGCAGAGACCTGAGCAAGAACATAACCAAGTGCTACAGCACTTCGTTCAGTTCAGCGGTCAAGATGCTATCTCCATCCATTCGAGAAGATATCTATAACATTTATGGATTCGTGCGTTTGGCTGATGAGGTGGTAGATACCTTCCATGATCACAATAAGGGTAGGATGCTCGATGACCTGGAGCGCGATACCTGGCTGGCCATCGAAGATGGCATTAGCATCAACCCGGTGCTGAACAGCTTCCAGTCCACGGTGAGGAAGTACAACATCGACAAGGACTTGGTAGCGGCCTTTCTGCTCAGCATGCGTATGGACCTGGAGAAGAAGGTATATGATAGTGTGCAGGATTATCATCAGTACATCTTCGGTTCGGCAGATGTGGTAGGGCTGATGTGTCTCAAGGTATTTGTCAAAGGGGATCAGGATAAGTATGATGAACTAAAAGCTCCTGCCATGCGCTTGGGTTCAGCATTTCAGAAAGTGAATTTCTTAAGGGATCTTAAGAATGACATTCAGAGCCTGGAACGGTCCTATTTTCCCAATGTCGATATGACCCAGTTGAGCCCGCGTGCGAAACAGGATATCATAGATGAGATCGAGGATGATTTCAAAGCAGCATATATCGGGATCCTCAAACTCCCGGTCGATGCGCGTTTCGGAGTTTACACGGCCTATCGCTACTATAGGGCTCTTCTCAAGAAACTCAGGGCCACGCCATCCCATCGTATCATGAACGAACGCATACGTGTAGGGAATCACGTCAAACTCAGTCTATTGGCGCGTTCCTATGTAAGGAATCAATTGAATCTACTTTAA
- the crtI gene encoding phytoene desaturase: protein MQKSLDIGVIGAGYASLATACYLAHAGHRVTMYEKNEMIGGRSRQLKAEGFTFDMGPTWYWMPDVFERFFNDLGRSSSDYYELIRTDPAYRVYFGEGDYMDMPTSLEALYALFEQEEKGAGKVLRQFLKEAEDNYDIAIKDLVYRPGLSPLELITPQTIKKVGLFFKTISKDVRARFKSERLRSILEFPVLFLGAKPSKTPAFYNFMNYADMVLGTWHPRGGMFSVVQGMQKVAEELGIQVKTSADVTAIHTDQGKATGLEVNGAFCPHDVVVSGADYAHTETLLKKDERKYSKTYWEKRTFAPSALLFYLGLDTKIEKALHHTLFFDTSFEEHAKAIYDNPKWPDRPLFYASFPSKTDSYLAPEGCETGIFLIPIAPGIEDGEAIREEYYEILLSRLKALTGQELKDHVVYKRSYCVSDFVKDYNSYKGNAYGLANTLLQTAFLRPSIVSKKVKDLYFTGQLTVPGPGVPPSLISGKIVADKIIEENTKSVRYAAAL from the coding sequence ATGCAGAAGAGTTTAGACATAGGTGTAATAGGAGCTGGATATGCTTCACTGGCCACGGCTTGCTACCTCGCTCATGCAGGTCACCGAGTGACCATGTACGAGAAGAATGAGATGATAGGAGGGCGTTCTCGTCAACTCAAGGCAGAAGGATTCACCTTCGATATGGGTCCGACCTGGTATTGGATGCCGGATGTCTTCGAGCGCTTCTTCAACGATCTAGGCCGCAGTAGTTCTGATTACTATGAACTCATCCGCACAGATCCTGCCTATCGGGTCTATTTCGGTGAGGGTGATTACATGGATATGCCCACTTCATTGGAAGCTCTCTATGCCTTGTTCGAGCAGGAAGAAAAAGGAGCAGGAAAGGTCTTGAGGCAGTTTCTGAAAGAAGCTGAAGACAACTACGATATCGCCATCAAGGATCTGGTGTACCGACCCGGATTGTCCCCATTGGAATTGATCACGCCTCAGACCATCAAGAAGGTAGGCCTGTTCTTCAAAACGATCTCCAAGGATGTACGTGCCCGGTTCAAGTCAGAAAGATTACGGAGCATCCTCGAATTTCCAGTTCTCTTCCTAGGAGCAAAACCAAGCAAAACACCTGCATTCTACAACTTTATGAATTATGCAGACATGGTGCTCGGTACCTGGCATCCGAGAGGGGGGATGTTCAGTGTGGTGCAAGGGATGCAAAAGGTGGCAGAAGAGTTAGGCATACAGGTCAAGACTTCAGCTGATGTGACCGCTATCCACACCGATCAAGGGAAAGCCACCGGACTGGAAGTCAATGGTGCCTTCTGCCCGCATGATGTAGTGGTCAGTGGAGCGGACTATGCGCATACAGAGACCCTGCTGAAGAAGGATGAAAGGAAATACTCCAAGACCTACTGGGAGAAGAGGACCTTTGCTCCTAGTGCACTCTTGTTCTATCTCGGTCTGGATACCAAGATCGAGAAAGCACTCCATCATACCTTGTTCTTCGACACCAGTTTTGAAGAGCACGCAAAAGCCATATACGACAATCCCAAATGGCCCGATCGCCCGCTTTTCTATGCAAGTTTTCCCAGCAAGACAGATAGCTATCTGGCGCCAGAGGGATGCGAGACCGGCATCTTTCTCATACCCATAGCACCGGGTATCGAAGATGGTGAGGCGATCAGAGAAGAATACTATGAGATACTGCTAAGCCGACTTAAAGCCTTGACCGGTCAGGAGCTGAAAGACCATGTGGTCTACAAGCGCAGCTACTGTGTCTCGGATTTCGTGAAGGACTACAACAGCTATAAAGGCAATGCATACGGACTGGCCAATACACTTCTACAAACGGCTTTCCTGAGACCGAGTATTGTAAGTAAGAAGGTAAAAGATCTGTATTTTACGGGACAGTTGACGGTACCTGGTCCGGGTGTGCCACCTTCACTCATCTCCGGTAAGATCGTAGCAGACAAGATCATCGAAGAGAACACAAAATCAGTGCGCTATGCGGCAGCTCTATGA
- a CDS encoding MerR family transcriptional regulator → MGHIKYTFSIKDLENFTGIKAHTIRMWERRYDLLNPERTEGNQRYYDLNNLQKLLNIKLLYDNGFKISKIASLEPEEIPNRVFDIVSELEDSHQAIDMLKMAMLNFDQGLFEKTYMHLISNLSFRRVFIDVFVPLLEHIGYLWQMDSITPAHEHFISNLIQQKILANIERIQTIQHHREDRVFVLYLPHNEIHELGLLYLHYELILRGWKSIYLGPSVYLDNLFDLISIYPKITFATYFTVEPTPPEIDGYMERVKNELLTREDDQMWILGRRITDIDEKTLPETVNLFPGLAKALEHLNT, encoded by the coding sequence GTGGGGCATATCAAGTACACATTCTCTATCAAGGACCTGGAGAATTTCACAGGAATCAAAGCGCATACCATACGAATGTGGGAGCGGAGGTATGATCTTTTGAATCCTGAACGGACCGAAGGGAATCAGCGCTACTATGACCTCAACAACCTGCAGAAGCTCCTCAACATCAAGCTTCTGTATGACAACGGATTCAAGATATCCAAGATAGCCTCGCTCGAGCCAGAAGAGATACCCAATCGAGTATTCGATATCGTGAGTGAACTGGAGGATAGTCATCAGGCCATCGATATGTTGAAGATGGCCATGTTGAACTTCGATCAGGGTCTATTCGAGAAGACCTATATGCACCTCATTTCCAATCTGTCCTTTCGCAGAGTGTTCATCGATGTTTTCGTGCCTCTCTTGGAGCATATCGGATATCTCTGGCAGATGGATTCCATTACCCCAGCACATGAGCACTTCATCTCTAATCTGATCCAGCAGAAGATACTCGCCAATATCGAACGGATACAGACCATCCAGCATCACAGAGAAGACCGGGTCTTTGTCTTGTATCTACCGCATAATGAGATCCACGAACTCGGTCTGTTGTACCTTCACTACGAACTCATACTTCGCGGTTGGAAATCCATTTACTTGGGTCCGAGCGTATATCTGGACAACCTGTTTGATTTGATCAGCATCTATCCCAAGATAACCTTTGCCACCTACTTCACAGTAGAACCCACACCACCTGAGATCGATGGCTATATGGAGAGGGTAAAGAACGAATTGCTGACACGCGAGGACGACCAGATGTGGATACTTGGTAGACGTATCACGGATATCGATGAGAAGACCCTGCCAGAGACCGTGAATCTATTCCCGGGTCTGGCCAAGGCCCTGGAACACCTTAACACATAG
- a CDS encoding ATP-binding cassette domain-containing protein — protein sequence MNLNINTLRIGYDDKELAHIVDLSLQSGEIHYLIGRNGIGKSTLFKTLAGIVPSIGHTDIQWEGRELDLTLGRDLAHTVSYMHRYPVHSRITVLEFYQIALKQVEGMGIELRAKLDQAMALSKRLGIEGLHDRYIPSLSDGEYQKVLITLCLSRACPIILLDEPLNHLDPPAQEEMMVLFKEYAREHLLWMSTHFLEKIQSTKGRTLAISKENMMISVDNQILSDKVLVADLYR from the coding sequence ATGAACTTGAACATCAATACATTGAGGATCGGGTACGATGACAAGGAGTTGGCCCATATCGTAGATCTAAGCTTGCAAAGCGGTGAGATCCATTACCTGATAGGCCGCAATGGGATAGGTAAATCCACCCTCTTCAAGACCTTGGCCGGTATAGTTCCATCCATTGGTCACACGGACATACAGTGGGAGGGGAGAGAACTGGATCTCACCCTAGGTCGTGACCTGGCCCATACAGTTTCCTATATGCATCGCTATCCGGTACATAGTCGTATCACAGTGCTCGAATTCTACCAGATAGCTTTGAAGCAGGTCGAAGGAATGGGGATCGAGCTTCGTGCGAAGCTCGATCAGGCCATGGCTCTGAGCAAGAGACTCGGAATTGAAGGTCTGCATGACCGCTATATCCCCTCTTTAAGTGATGGTGAATACCAGAAAGTGCTCATCACCCTATGCTTGTCCCGCGCCTGTCCGATCATCCTATTGGACGAGCCATTGAATCATTTGGACCCTCCCGCTCAAGAAGAAATGATGGTTTTGTTCAAGGAATATGCACGAGAACATTTGCTCTGGATGAGCACACATTTTCTTGAAAAAATCCAAAGCACCAAAGGTCGGACATTAGCTATTTCGAAAGAAAATATGATGATAAGTGTTGATAATCAAATTCTTAGCGACAAAGTGCTAGTGGCTGATCTTTATCGATAA
- a CDS encoding iron ABC transporter permease — MRWLVYSILIVLLIGLNLAAGSTGWIELDWAMIFGDDPDGLQSRIVRDIRSPAILTAILSGSALGLSGLLMQVIFQNPLAGPGVMGVSSGGALAVSIAIILAPVGALSVTILSMLGSTLVLAIILFASMRFRGSASLLILGLMIGYIISALISVLEYSAEAERLQRFIFWTLGGYHHVSWSEMPWLACPVLLAVLMLGLLHTRVDMLLLGEGHLRNLGFDFKKWRIVFFALIGVLVGVVTAFCGPLAFIGLASPHIARMMTASDLNRKMIPHVILVSIIISLVSLHITQAHYIQVQIPLNAVLSIFGAPVVIWLLIKRPYVSSAS, encoded by the coding sequence ATGCGCTGGCTAGTATATTCCATCCTCATCGTGCTGCTTATCGGCTTGAATCTGGCTGCGGGAAGCACTGGGTGGATCGAGCTGGATTGGGCCATGATATTCGGAGATGATCCAGATGGACTCCAATCCCGTATCGTAAGGGATATCCGTTCTCCAGCTATACTGACGGCCATTTTATCGGGATCGGCTCTTGGTCTTTCCGGTCTCTTGATGCAGGTCATTTTTCAAAATCCTCTAGCGGGTCCGGGGGTGATGGGGGTGAGCAGCGGGGGAGCCTTGGCCGTATCGATCGCCATCATTCTAGCACCGGTCGGGGCCCTATCCGTGACGATACTGTCTATGTTGGGTTCGACCCTAGTCTTGGCCATCATCCTCTTTGCCTCCATGCGATTTAGGGGAAGTGCTTCTCTGCTCATACTGGGTCTCATGATCGGATATATCATCTCTGCCCTTATCAGTGTGCTGGAATACAGTGCAGAAGCAGAACGTCTGCAGCGATTCATCTTCTGGACACTGGGAGGGTATCATCATGTGTCCTGGTCGGAAATGCCATGGCTTGCCTGCCCAGTGCTCCTGGCAGTATTGATGCTGGGACTGCTGCATACTCGGGTCGATATGTTGCTTCTGGGAGAGGGTCACCTCAGGAACTTAGGATTCGATTTCAAGAAGTGGAGGATCGTCTTCTTTGCCCTTATCGGTGTATTGGTGGGGGTGGTCACCGCATTCTGCGGGCCGCTGGCATTTATCGGATTGGCCAGCCCGCATATTGCTCGTATGATGACAGCCTCCGATCTCAATCGCAAGATGATTCCCCACGTGATCCTGGTGAGTATCATCATCTCATTGGTCTCTTTGCATATCACGCAGGCTCACTACATCCAAGTCCAGATTCCACTAAATGCTGTTCTATCCATATTTGGTGCACCGGTGGTCATCTGGTTGCTCATCAAACGACCTTACGTCTCCTCAGCATCATGA